From a single Pelodiscus sinensis isolate JC-2024 chromosome 4, ASM4963464v1, whole genome shotgun sequence genomic region:
- the CD151 gene encoding CD151 antigen: protein MREYTEKKETCGTICLKYLLFIFNFFFWLAGGAVMAVGIWTLAEKSDYISLLSSNTYMATTYILIVAGIVVMVTGVLGCCATFKERRNLLRVYFILLLCIFLLEIIAGILAYIYYQQLSLELKQNLKETMTKKYRQEGEESVTSAVDKLQQEFKCCGSNNATDWSESLWIKSGEAGGRKFPDSCCKTITELCGRRDHPSNIYKEGGCITKLENFIQEHLKIIGAVGIGIACVQIFGMIFTCCLYKSLKSEPY, encoded by the exons ATGCGTGAGTACACAGAGAAGAAGGAGACGTGCGGCACGATCTGCCTCAAATACCTGCTCTTCATCTTTAACTTCTTCTTCTGG CTGGCAGGCGGGGCCGTGATGGCAGTGGGCATCTGGACCCTGGCTGAGAAGAGCGACTACATCAGTCTCCTGTCCTCCAACACGTACATGGCAACCACCTACATCCTGATAGTGGCGGGGATTGTCGTCATGGTTACTGGCGTCCTTGGGTGCTGCGCCACCTTCAAAGAGCGACGGAACCTGCTGAGAGTG TACTTCATATTGCTCCTGTGCATTTTCCTGCTTGAGATCATTGCTGGAATCCTGGCCTATATCTACTACCAACAG CTGAGTTTGGAGCTGAAGCAAAACCTCAAGGAGACCATGACCAAGAAGTACCGGCAGGAAGGTGAGGAGAGTGTGACCAGTGCGGTGGacaaactgcagcaggag TTCAAGTGCTGCGGCAGCAATAATGCTACAGACTGGAGTGAGAGCTTGTGGATCAAATCCGGGGAAGCTGGAGGGCGGAAATTCCCAGACAGCTGTTGTAAGACGATAACAGAATTGTGTGGCCGGAGAGACCATCCTTCCAACATCTACAAGGAG GGTGGCTGCATCACTAAGCTGGAAAATTTCATCCAGGAACACCTGAAGATTATTGGAGCGGTGGGGATTGGCATTGCTTGCGTTCAG ATCTTTGGGATGATCTTCACCTGCTGCTTGTACAAGAGTTTAAAGTCGGAGCCTTACTAG